The following are from one region of the Lacinutrix sp. Bg11-31 genome:
- a CDS encoding ATP-binding protein: MIAPKIPKNESARLKAVNSYQLLDTLPEEDFDNITSLISNVIDVPIALVTLLDLERNFLKSHHGVSFNESPRSTSFCGHAILSEDNLFIVEDARKDEIFKDNPLVKEHKAIFYAGVPLINADGFALGTLCIFDTKPRVLNKKQKEMLIVLAKQVVQLFELRKNNLELREVRKELVQQNEKLKNFAGHVSHDMKMPLANMIITSDILKKKYEGKLDEKGLEYLGNLKRASFTLSEYISNLLEHYESDKVEGRHESFYVNHLLEDLVDLLQINTNCDINFPEEDIEMVCNRVALEQILLNLIGNSLKYNDKENTVIDISCLITDDFYNFSITDNGVGIPEDKLESIFDLFSTVGNLDRNGNKGHGIGLSTVQNLVKSLGGTITVDSKLGEKTSFNFTIAKPDYHLTK; encoded by the coding sequence TTGATAGCTCCTAAAATTCCTAAAAACGAATCTGCTCGACTTAAAGCGGTTAACTCATACCAGCTTTTAGATACTTTACCAGAAGAAGATTTCGATAACATTACAAGTTTAATTTCTAATGTTATAGACGTTCCTATTGCATTAGTAACGCTTTTAGATCTTGAAAGAAACTTTCTAAAATCACATCATGGTGTTTCTTTTAACGAGTCTCCAAGATCTACTTCTTTTTGTGGCCATGCTATTTTAAGTGAAGACAATTTGTTTATTGTTGAAGATGCTAGAAAAGATGAAATATTTAAGGATAACCCATTAGTTAAAGAGCATAAAGCTATTTTTTATGCTGGAGTTCCTTTAATAAATGCTGATGGTTTTGCATTAGGAACACTTTGCATTTTTGATACAAAACCAAGAGTTTTAAATAAGAAACAAAAAGAAATGCTAATTGTTTTAGCAAAACAAGTGGTACAACTTTTCGAACTTAGAAAAAACAATTTAGAACTTAGAGAAGTACGTAAAGAACTAGTGCAACAAAACGAAAAATTAAAAAATTTCGCTGGCCACGTATCTCATGACATGAAGATGCCTTTGGCTAATATGATAATAACTTCAGATATTTTAAAAAAGAAATATGAAGGAAAACTTGACGAAAAAGGTTTAGAGTATTTAGGTAATTTAAAAAGAGCTTCGTTTACTTTAAGCGAATATATTTCTAATTTATTAGAGCATTATGAAAGTGACAAAGTTGAAGGCAGGCATGAATCTTTTTATGTAAATCATCTACTAGAAGATTTGGTCGATTTATTACAAATTAACACCAATTGCGATATTAATTTCCCAGAAGAGGATATTGAAATGGTTTGTAATCGTGTAGCTTTAGAACAAATACTCCTTAATCTTATTGGCAATAGCTTAAAATATAACGATAAGGAAAATACAGTAATTGATATCTCTTGTCTTATAACAGATGATTTTTACAATTTCTCGATAACAGATAATGGTGTTGGTATTCCCGAAGACAAACTAGAATCTATTTTCGATTTATTTTCTACCGTTGGAAACTTAGACAGAAATGGTAACAAAGGGCATGGTATTGGTTTATCTACAGTACAAAACTTAGTAAAATCATTAGGTGGAACAATAACAGTAGATTCTAAATTAGGAGAAAAAACTAGTTTTAATTTCACTATAGCTAAACCAGATTATCATTTAACAAAATAA
- a CDS encoding BatA and WFA domain-containing protein has protein sequence MQFKNPELLYALLLLLIPIIVHLFQLRKFKTEAFTNVAFLKKVSLQTRKSAQIKKWLTLLTRMGILAAIVIAFAQPFTSKNKTFNTKSETVIYLDNSFSMQVKGDKGELLKRAVSDIISSVPEDENISLITNDNSFRNTTVKAITNDLLQLNYSTNQLPYDAALLKSKKYFSKNDNTIKNLVFISDFQQKETNFSAKGDENTNLNLVQLKPVSNSNVTIDSVYISKRTSSNIELTVSLKNNGNTIENLPISLYNNGSLLTKSSVKITDKATTVFTLPTNERIDGKVTIEDVNLQFDNTLFFNINNNSKINVLAINETKNDFLKSIYTANEFNYKATAFNQLNYSDITNQNLIVLNELKQIPSSLTTALKAFTSNGGILAVIPSEEINIQEYNNLLLSYNLAPFSKLSKIEKRLTNIKYSHPLYSDGVFEKRVSNFQYPKIKSYYPQNLANASAVLTFEDDKPFLSENNNAFVFTSALNRKNSNFQDINLIVPTFYNISKLSLKLSNLYYTIGKENTYDVVTDLQQDAVLTLVNDNANVIPQQQYFNNKVAITTTDTPEKAGIYNVKNKAEIIENVSYNYNRNESNLLYQNFSNLDNVTVSNSISEVFNTIKSDNKTNELWKWFVILALILLVFEMLILKYFK, from the coding sequence ATGCAGTTTAAAAATCCAGAACTTCTTTACGCCTTATTATTACTGCTAATCCCAATTATTGTTCACTTATTTCAGTTACGTAAATTTAAAACAGAAGCGTTTACTAACGTTGCTTTTTTAAAGAAAGTCTCTTTACAAACGCGTAAAAGTGCTCAAATAAAAAAGTGGCTAACGCTATTAACAAGAATGGGTATTCTTGCTGCAATAGTTATTGCTTTTGCGCAACCTTTTACATCAAAAAACAAAACTTTTAATACTAAATCGGAGACTGTAATCTATCTAGATAACTCTTTTAGCATGCAAGTAAAAGGAGATAAGGGCGAATTACTAAAACGTGCTGTAAGCGATATTATTAGTAGTGTTCCAGAAGATGAAAACATCTCGCTTATTACAAATGATAATAGCTTTAGAAACACAACTGTAAAAGCCATTACTAATGATTTGTTGCAACTTAACTACTCTACAAACCAATTGCCTTACGATGCTGCTTTGCTAAAAAGTAAAAAGTACTTCTCTAAAAACGATAATACCATTAAAAACTTAGTGTTTATTAGCGATTTTCAGCAAAAAGAAACCAATTTTAGTGCTAAAGGAGATGAGAATACCAACCTTAATTTAGTACAATTAAAACCTGTTAGTAATAGTAATGTTACTATTGATAGTGTTTACATTTCTAAAAGAACATCTAGCAATATAGAATTAACGGTTAGCCTAAAAAACAATGGTAATACAATAGAAAACCTTCCTATTTCTTTATATAACAATGGAAGTTTACTCACTAAATCTTCGGTTAAAATAACAGATAAAGCAACTACTGTTTTTACCTTACCAACAAATGAGCGTATTGATGGAAAAGTAACTATAGAAGATGTTAACCTTCAGTTTGACAACACATTGTTTTTTAACATTAATAACAACTCTAAAATTAATGTTTTAGCTATTAATGAAACTAAAAACGATTTCTTAAAAAGCATATACACAGCAAACGAATTCAACTATAAAGCTACTGCTTTTAATCAGTTAAATTATAGCGATATTACCAATCAAAATCTTATTGTTTTAAACGAGTTAAAACAAATACCAAGTTCTTTAACAACGGCTTTAAAAGCATTTACAAGTAATGGTGGTATTTTGGCTGTTATTCCTTCCGAAGAAATTAATATTCAAGAATACAACAACCTATTATTAAGTTATAACCTTGCTCCTTTTTCTAAACTTTCTAAAATAGAAAAACGATTAACAAACATAAAGTATTCGCATCCTTTATATAGTGATGGTGTTTTCGAAAAACGTGTTTCTAATTTTCAATATCCTAAAATAAAATCTTACTATCCTCAAAATTTAGCAAATGCATCAGCAGTACTAACGTTTGAAGATGACAAACCTTTTTTATCAGAAAACAATAATGCGTTTGTATTTACTTCTGCTTTAAACAGAAAGAACTCCAATTTTCAAGATATTAATTTAATTGTACCAACTTTTTACAACATCTCGAAGCTCAGTTTAAAACTGTCTAATCTATATTATACCATTGGTAAAGAAAACACTTACGATGTAGTTACAGATTTGCAACAAGATGCCGTTTTAACTTTGGTTAATGATAATGCAAACGTAATACCGCAACAACAATACTTTAATAATAAAGTAGCAATTACAACAACAGATACTCCAGAAAAAGCTGGAATTTACAATGTAAAGAACAAGGCTGAAATTATAGAAAATGTGAGCTATAATTACAATAGAAACGAGAGTAATTTACTCTATCAAAACTTCTCGAATCTAGATAATGTAACGGTTAGTAATTCAATTTCAGAAGTTTTTAATACTATAAAGAGTGATAATAAAACAAACGAGCTATGGAAATGGTTTGTTATTTTAGCATTAATACTTTTAGTTTTTGAAATGCTCATCTTAAAATATTTTAAATGA
- a CDS encoding alpha/beta hydrolase, with translation MPNLSLTHVIRESSLKDNAPLLILFHGYGSDENDLFSFASELPEELFIVSARAPYPMQPYGNAWYAINFDADKGKWSDNEQAIESRDLIAKFIDEVIAKYPVNKDNVSLLGFSQGTILSYAVALTYPEKINNIIALSGYINDDLFETQPEANYKHLNFYCSHGSVDQVIPVDWARKSPEFLSALNIKHKYSEFPVGHGVAPQNFYELKEWLTNLL, from the coding sequence ATGCCAAATTTATCTCTAACTCACGTAATACGCGAATCGTCTTTAAAAGACAATGCGCCACTTCTTATTTTATTTCATGGTTATGGTAGCGATGAAAACGATTTGTTTTCTTTTGCTAGCGAACTACCAGAAGAATTATTTATTGTTTCGGCAAGAGCTCCTTACCCAATGCAACCTTATGGTAATGCTTGGTATGCTATTAATTTTGATGCAGATAAAGGCAAATGGAGTGATAATGAACAAGCAATAGAATCTAGAGATTTAATTGCTAAATTTATAGACGAAGTAATAGCTAAATATCCTGTTAATAAAGACAACGTATCGCTTTTAGGTTTTAGTCAAGGTACTATTTTAAGTTATGCAGTAGCACTCACCTACCCAGAAAAAATTAATAACATTATTGCTTTAAGTGGCTATATTAATGACGATTTGTTTGAAACGCAACCAGAAGCAAACTACAAGCATTTAAACTTCTACTGTTCTCACGGTTCTGTGGATCAAGTTATACCTGTAGATTGGGCTAGAAAGTCTCCAGAATTTCTTTCGGCTTTAAATATTAAACACAAATATTCTGAATTCCCTGTAGGTCATGGTGTTGCTCCACAAAACTTTTACGAACTTAAAGAATGGTTAACCAATTTACTATAA
- a CDS encoding glycosyltransferase family 2 protein: MQQSLISVLIPFKNTQEFLDECLVSIINQTHTNWELLIIDDNSTDNSYNLVNDYAKKDNRIKLYKNEGSGIINALKLAFSKSKGDYITRMDSDDIMPDIKLETLFNNLQLHGKNHIATGLVSYFSAEGISDGYRKYEQWLNSLTTEGTNYSEIYKECVIPSPSWMIAKEDLLAIDAFNPTRYPEDYDLTFRFYEANYKVIPCKKVLHLWRDYGTRASRTDANYAENSFIDIKLHYFLKLDFDKSKPLVIWGAGNKGKTIAKKLIALNIPFQWICDNPKKIGKHIYDVEMKPFQHLETLAHFQSIVSVANKEEQVIIRTYFSKLKKESMRDYFFFC; the protein is encoded by the coding sequence ATGCAGCAGTCACTAATTAGCGTATTAATTCCTTTTAAAAACACTCAAGAATTTCTTGACGAGTGTTTAGTTTCCATAATAAACCAAACACACACTAATTGGGAGCTACTAATTATAGACGATAATTCTACAGATAACAGTTATAATTTGGTTAACGATTATGCTAAAAAAGATAATAGAATTAAATTATATAAAAACGAAGGTTCCGGAATTATTAATGCCTTAAAACTGGCATTTTCAAAATCTAAAGGAGACTACATTACTAGAATGGATAGTGATGATATTATGCCAGACATTAAACTTGAAACACTCTTTAATAATTTACAACTACACGGAAAAAACCACATAGCAACTGGATTGGTTAGTTATTTTTCTGCGGAAGGCATAAGCGATGGCTATAGAAAATACGAACAATGGTTAAACAGTTTAACTACAGAAGGTACTAATTATTCTGAAATTTATAAAGAATGTGTAATCCCTTCTCCATCTTGGATGATTGCCAAAGAAGACTTACTAGCTATTGATGCTTTTAATCCTACACGCTATCCAGAAGATTACGATTTAACCTTTAGGTTTTACGAAGCTAATTACAAAGTAATACCGTGTAAAAAAGTGCTTCATTTATGGAGAGATTATGGTACACGTGCCTCTAGAACAGATGCGAATTATGCCGAAAACAGTTTTATAGACATTAAACTGCACTATTTTCTAAAATTAGATTTCGATAAATCGAAACCATTAGTAATTTGGGGAGCAGGAAATAAAGGTAAAACAATTGCTAAAAAATTAATTGCTTTAAATATTCCGTTTCAATGGATTTGCGATAATCCTAAAAAAATAGGCAAACATATTTACGATGTAGAAATGAAACCATTTCAACATTTAGAAACATTAGCGCATTTTCAAAGTATTGTAAGCGTTGCTAATAAAGAAGAACAAGTAATTATTAGAACGTATTTTTCTAAATTGAAAAAAGAATCGATGAGAGATTATTTTTTCTTTTGTTAA
- a CDS encoding ABC transporter ATP-binding protein, with protein MIKAENIHKYYDDLHVLKGVNVHIKKGEVVSIVGTSGAGKTTLLQILGTLDTISKTEDASLIINGENISSLSEKQLAKFRNEHIGFIFQFHQLLPEFTAIENVCIPAFIKKTPKAEAIKRAKELLDFLGLSHRHNHKPNELSGGEQQRVAVARALINNPSLIFADEPSGNLDSESAENLHSLFFKLRDEFGQTFVIVTHNEELANLADRKLTMVDGKIVL; from the coding sequence ATGATTAAAGCTGAAAACATACATAAATATTACGACGATTTACACGTTTTAAAAGGCGTAAACGTTCATATTAAAAAAGGCGAAGTCGTTTCTATTGTTGGTACTTCTGGTGCTGGAAAAACAACCTTATTACAAATTTTAGGTACTTTAGATACAATTTCTAAAACCGAAGATGCTTCACTTATAATTAATGGTGAAAATATTAGTTCACTTTCTGAAAAACAACTGGCTAAATTTAGAAACGAACATATCGGTTTTATTTTTCAGTTTCATCAATTATTACCAGAATTTACAGCCATAGAAAATGTATGCATTCCTGCATTTATAAAAAAAACACCTAAAGCTGAAGCTATAAAACGTGCTAAAGAATTATTAGATTTTTTAGGTTTATCGCATAGACACAACCACAAACCAAACGAACTCTCTGGAGGAGAACAACAACGTGTTGCAGTTGCAAGAGCATTAATAAACAATCCAAGTCTTATTTTTGCCGATGAACCTTCTGGAAATCTAGATAGTGAAAGTGCAGAAAATCTTCATAGCTTATTCTTTAAACTACGTGACGAATTTGGACAAACTTTTGTTATTGTAACACATAATGAAGAATTAGCAAATTTAGCAGATAGAAAACTAACAATGGTAGATGGTAAAATTGTTCTATAA
- a CDS encoding TIGR02757 family protein has protein sequence MNKTELKEFLDAKVEQYNRPDFITSDPIQIPHLFSKKEDIEIAGFLSATIAWGNRKSIINNANKMMDLLDHSPHDFIINHQEEDLKKLEPFVHRTFNGFDFITFIKSLQHIYTNHKGLEAVFAKHAEKDSLQKAIHYFKHSFFEIEHLQRTQKHVSDPLKNSAAKRINMFLRWMVRDDNTGVDFGIWKSLSPSQLSCPLDVHSGNVARKLGLLNRKQNDGKALSELDTSLRKLDINDPVKYDFALFGLGVFEGF, from the coding sequence ATGAATAAAACCGAACTCAAAGAATTTTTAGACGCTAAAGTAGAACAATATAATAGACCAGATTTTATTACTAGCGACCCAATACAGATTCCGCATTTATTTAGTAAAAAAGAAGACATTGAAATTGCAGGTTTTTTAAGCGCAACTATTGCTTGGGGAAACAGAAAAAGCATTATTAACAATGCTAATAAAATGATGGATTTACTTGATCATTCTCCTCACGATTTTATAATAAATCATCAAGAAGAAGATTTAAAGAAATTAGAACCTTTTGTCCACAGAACTTTTAATGGTTTCGACTTTATTACGTTTATAAAAAGCCTTCAACATATTTATACAAACCATAAGGGCTTAGAAGCTGTATTTGCTAAACATGCCGAAAAGGATTCGTTACAAAAAGCAATACATTATTTTAAACACTCTTTTTTCGAAATTGAACATTTACAACGCACTCAAAAACATGTTAGTGACCCACTTAAAAATTCGGCAGCAAAACGCATAAACATGTTTTTACGTTGGATGGTTAGAGACGATAATACTGGAGTAGATTTTGGTATTTGGAAATCACTATCACCTTCACAATTATCTTGTCCGTTAGATGTGCACTCTGGAAATGTAGCAAGAAAACTTGGCCTTTTAAACCGAAAGCAAAATGACGGTAAAGCTTTATCAGAACTAGACACCTCCCTTAGAAAACTAGACATAAACGATCCTGTAAAATACGATTTTGCCTTATTTGGATTAGGTGTTTTTGAAGGCTTTTAG
- a CDS encoding hydrolase gives MKNRIFMYLFIFSVLLLLFNYINSKKIFDDSNVRVANSKEQVVKYRDSILTLKDDINSLSQFSFDYNEYSYDYFLKQGYDVEKLMITVKDALYAQNEYEGDQHPLVPYASTTGKKILINSIRVLNHKWIIADFTDGQLWGEMLVVYSLNDKGELNFRVSESLLNPM, from the coding sequence ATGAAGAATCGCATTTTTATGTACCTGTTTATATTTTCGGTTTTATTGTTGTTATTCAATTATATTAACTCGAAAAAAATATTTGACGATAGTAATGTTAGAGTAGCAAATTCTAAGGAGCAAGTAGTAAAATACAGAGATTCTATTTTAACTTTAAAAGATGATATTAATAGTTTGTCTCAATTTAGTTTCGATTATAACGAGTATTCTTACGACTACTTTTTAAAGCAAGGTTACGATGTAGAAAAATTAATGATTACTGTTAAAGATGCTTTGTATGCGCAAAACGAATATGAAGGAGACCAACATCCTTTAGTGCCTTATGCTTCTACAACCGGAAAGAAAATTTTAATAAATTCGATTAGAGTTTTAAACCATAAATGGATTATTGCCGATTTTACCGATGGACAACTTTGGGGAGAAATGCTAGTTGTTTATTCGCTTAACGACAAAGGCGAACTTAATTTTAGGGTTTCAGAATCTTTATTAAATCCTATGTAA
- a CDS encoding peptidase M61, producing the protein MKKHLLSVAFAGVLLVGCNATKTASGKATNDLASLNPIEATLDLTKVIDDKAPVVINPGRFAVETVTYRLPRVVQGTYSVSDFGKYVDDFKAIDYKGNELLVVKTDTNTWTIANAANLDMVTYNVNDTFDMEAKGGGIGLEVPFSPAGTNIETTNYVLNLHGFIGYFDSLKTAQYKLDVTAPKTMLKTSALQETGTKMNDDGVSMTSSYLAPRYFDITDNPMFYGALDVEEFQVGDIKIVLSVYSPNKVHSAEKIKAVMEKMMLAQKAYLGNVNTTPRYDIYLYLSEGKEESPKGFGALEHHTSTVVVLPEAMPFEALSESMIDVVSHEFFHIVTPLSVHSEDVHYFDYNQPTFSKHLWMYEGVTEYFATLFQVDQGLVTEDEFFTKVMGKIKSAANMNDAMSFTEMSENILDEPYAPQYVNVYSKGALIGMCIDVLLREESNGNRGILSLMKELSLKYGKNKPFEDDNLIAEITEMTYPSIGEFLNTHVVGGTPINYNDFFAKAGLILAEAKVKTNYIQNDGTLIFAPDMATMTLPFSEAVKNNSFWAENGVLPGDVIKTIDGKELTMANAQQMLTEVYMWKPGRDIDVKIDRKGKEVIVKTTLTQSYTTGSSLAVDPNATPKQNTLREAWLKG; encoded by the coding sequence ATGAAAAAACACCTATTAAGTGTTGCATTTGCTGGAGTTCTTCTAGTAGGTTGTAACGCTACAAAAACTGCTAGCGGAAAAGCTACAAACGATTTAGCTTCTTTAAATCCTATTGAAGCAACTTTAGATTTAACTAAAGTAATAGACGATAAAGCACCAGTTGTAATTAATCCTGGACGTTTTGCAGTAGAAACAGTAACGTATAGATTACCAAGAGTGGTACAAGGAACCTATTCTGTTAGTGATTTTGGAAAGTATGTAGACGATTTTAAAGCTATCGATTATAAAGGAAACGAATTACTAGTTGTAAAAACAGATACCAATACTTGGACTATTGCTAATGCTGCGAATTTAGACATGGTAACTTACAATGTTAACGATACTTTCGATATGGAAGCTAAAGGTGGTGGAATTGGTTTAGAAGTACCATTTTCTCCAGCAGGTACAAATATTGAGACTACAAATTACGTATTAAACTTACATGGTTTTATTGGGTATTTTGATTCTTTAAAAACTGCACAATATAAATTAGATGTTACTGCACCAAAAACAATGTTAAAAACATCTGCTTTACAGGAAACAGGAACAAAAATGAATGACGATGGCGTATCTATGACTTCTAGTTATTTAGCACCTAGATATTTTGATATTACAGATAATCCAATGTTTTACGGAGCATTAGATGTTGAAGAATTTCAAGTTGGAGATATTAAAATTGTATTAAGTGTATATTCTCCAAACAAAGTACATTCTGCTGAAAAAATTAAGGCAGTAATGGAGAAAATGATGCTAGCACAAAAAGCATATTTAGGTAATGTGAATACAACGCCTCGTTATGATATTTATTTATATTTATCTGAAGGTAAAGAAGAATCACCAAAAGGATTTGGAGCATTAGAACACCACACGTCTACAGTGGTAGTTTTACCAGAAGCGATGCCTTTTGAAGCATTATCTGAAAGCATGATTGATGTTGTTTCTCACGAGTTTTTTCATATTGTAACACCCTTAAGTGTGCACTCTGAAGATGTTCATTATTTCGATTACAATCAACCAACATTCTCTAAGCATTTATGGATGTATGAAGGTGTAACAGAATATTTTGCGACGTTGTTTCAAGTAGATCAAGGTTTAGTTACAGAAGATGAATTTTTTACTAAAGTAATGGGTAAAATTAAGTCTGCAGCTAACATGAATGATGCTATGAGTTTCACAGAAATGAGTGAAAATATCTTAGATGAGCCATACGCACCACAATACGTAAACGTATATTCTAAAGGCGCTTTAATTGGTATGTGTATTGATGTTTTATTACGCGAAGAAAGTAATGGAAATAGAGGAATCTTATCTTTAATGAAAGAATTATCTCTTAAATACGGAAAAAATAAGCCTTTTGAAGATGATAACTTAATTGCTGAAATTACAGAAATGACATATCCTTCTATTGGTGAGTTTTTAAACACTCACGTTGTTGGTGGAACACCAATTAACTATAACGACTTTTTTGCTAAAGCTGGTTTAATATTAGCAGAAGCAAAAGTGAAAACAAACTATATCCAGAATGATGGGACTTTAATTTTTGCACCAGATATGGCAACAATGACGCTTCCTTTCTCTGAAGCTGTAAAGAACAATAGTTTCTGGGCAGAAAACGGAGTTTTACCAGGAGATGTTATTAAAACTATCGATGGTAAAGAGTTAACAATGGCTAACGCTCAACAAATGTTAACGGAGGTTTATATGTGGAAACCAGGAAGAGATATCGATGTTAAAATAGATAGAAAAGGTAAAGAGGTTATTGTTAAAACAACATTAACACAATCTTACACTACAGGTTCTAGTTTAGCTGTAGATCCAAATGCAACACCTAAGCAAAATACGCTACGTGAAGCTTGGTTAAAAGGATAA
- a CDS encoding CPBP family intramembrane glutamic endopeptidase, protein MQTTLNELVNYIKEPNCETLQISVLEKLKALSKLLLIAFGTSFTLGVLISILAQFGFIEMDSHAISKLLNEKPKTVIFLMAVIAAPIFEELFFRAPLTLFCNKKYFKYIYYGFALLFGIIHITNYEISTTILIISPILISPQITLGLILGYTRIKLGFIYAILFHMLFNGILIVPSLLFMDI, encoded by the coding sequence ATGCAAACAACGCTTAATGAATTAGTTAATTATATAAAAGAACCTAATTGCGAAACATTACAAATTTCTGTCTTAGAAAAATTAAAAGCACTATCTAAATTACTATTAATCGCTTTTGGAACTTCTTTTACATTAGGTGTTTTAATTTCAATTTTAGCGCAGTTTGGTTTTATTGAAATGGATTCTCATGCCATAAGTAAGCTTTTAAACGAAAAACCAAAAACCGTTATATTTTTAATGGCAGTAATTGCTGCACCAATTTTTGAAGAACTATTTTTTAGAGCGCCTTTAACCTTATTCTGTAATAAAAAATATTTTAAATATATATATTATGGTTTCGCTTTACTCTTTGGGATAATACATATTACCAATTACGAAATCTCTACTACGATATTAATAATTTCACCAATATTAATTTCACCACAAATTACTTTAGGCTTAATATTAGGTTACACACGAATAAAGTTAGGGTTTATTTATGCTATTTTATTCCACATGCTATTTAATGGCATCTTAATTGTGCCTAGTTTATTATTTATGGATATTTAA
- a CDS encoding dihydroorotase family protein, which translates to MNVLIKSATIIDSKSDFHNTTQDILIEKGNISKIAKTIENTNNYKEINLDNLHVSQGWFDSSVCFGEPGFEDRETIANGLKTAAKSGFTTVAMQANTNPIIDTNSAIAFINMKAQNNAVTLLPIGALTKNSESVDLAELYDMSTAGAVAFSDYKKPITNPNLLKIALQYASNFDGLVCSFPQENRISGNGVMNENITSTGLGLKGNPSLAEALQVARDLYLLEYTGGKLHIPTISTTESIDLIRNAKKKKLNVTCSVAIHNLCLTDSELEDFDTHYKVLPPLRTQSDIDALIEGIKDGTIDMVTSDHNPVTIENKKVEFDYADYGTIGLETAFGALQTLFSTKKTVRLLTKGKSRFNVETSTITEGNKADLTLFNPDTKYTFTTKNIHSTSKNSLFLNKDLKGEVYGIIANNKTVL; encoded by the coding sequence ATGAACGTACTTATAAAATCTGCAACAATAATTGATTCTAAGAGTGATTTTCATAACACCACTCAAGACATTTTAATCGAGAAAGGCAACATTTCTAAAATTGCCAAAACCATTGAAAACACAAACAATTACAAAGAGATTAATCTTGACAATCTACATGTTTCTCAAGGTTGGTTCGATAGTAGTGTGTGTTTTGGAGAACCTGGTTTCGAAGATCGAGAAACTATAGCAAACGGATTAAAAACGGCTGCAAAGTCTGGTTTTACAACTGTTGCTATGCAAGCCAACACCAATCCAATTATCGATACAAACTCAGCAATCGCTTTTATTAATATGAAAGCCCAAAATAATGCTGTAACCTTATTACCAATTGGAGCATTAACTAAAAATAGCGAAAGCGTCGATTTAGCTGAGTTGTATGATATGAGTACAGCTGGAGCTGTTGCCTTTTCAGATTATAAAAAACCTATTACCAATCCTAATTTACTTAAAATAGCTTTACAATACGCTAGTAATTTCGATGGTTTAGTATGCTCTTTCCCTCAAGAAAACAGAATTTCTGGTAATGGTGTTATGAACGAAAACATAACAAGTACAGGTTTAGGATTAAAAGGAAATCCTAGTCTAGCCGAAGCTTTACAAGTCGCTAGAGACTTATACTTATTAGAATATACAGGAGGAAAATTACATATTCCAACAATCTCTACAACAGAATCTATAGATTTAATACGAAACGCCAAGAAGAAAAAACTAAACGTAACGTGTAGTGTTGCAATACACAACTTGTGTTTAACAGATAGCGAATTAGAAGATTTCGATACACATTACAAAGTGCTTCCTCCTTTACGAACACAAAGCGATATCGATGCTTTAATTGAAGGCATAAAAGATGGCACAATAGATATGGTTACTAGCGATCACAATCCTGTAACAATAGAAAACAAAAAAGTAGAATTCGATTATGCAGACTACGGAACAATAGGCCTTGAAACAGCTTTTGGAGCTTTACAAACACTCTTTTCTACTAAAAAAACTGTACGATTACTAACAAAAGGAAAGTCTAGGTTTAATGTTGAAACCTCTACAATTACTGAAGGAAACAAAGCCGATTTAACCCTATTTAATCCAGACACAAAATACACGTTTACTACAAAAAACATACACTCTACCTCTAAAAACAGTCTCTTTTTAAACAAAGACTTAAAAGGTGAAGTTTATGGTATAATAGCAAATAACAAAACTGTTTTATAA